In Solidesulfovibrio carbinoliphilus subsp. oakridgensis, the sequence ATGTCCGGGTGCTGGCCGCGACCAACGTGAACATCCAGGAGGCCATGCGCCTGGGGCAGTTCCGCGAGGACCTCTACTACCGCATCGGCGTGGTCGGCATCCACCTGCCGCCGCTTCGGGACCGGGGCGAGGACGTGGTGCTTCTGGCCAACCACTTCCTGGAGATCCACGGCAAACAGCTGCCGAAAAAGATCCAGGGCTTTTCCCCGGAGGCCATGGAGGCCATCCGCAACTACCCCTGGCCGGGCAATGTCCGGGAGCTCGAAAACAAGGTCCGCCGCGCCATCATCCTGGTGGAGGGTTCGCGCATCACCCCGCAGTCCCTGGGACTGGCCGGGGAGGCGTCGTCTCCCGGGCCGGCCAGGGCGGAGACGACCCTGCGCGAGGCCCGCACCCAGCTCGAACGCCAGATGATGCTGCAGGCCCTGCGGCGCTTTGAAGGCAACATCGTCAAGGCCTCCGAAGCCCTGGGCGTCAGCCGCCCGACCTTCTACGACTTGCTCCGCAAGCACGAGATCGACCCCAAGGCCCTGAGTGCCGGGTAGGGCGGCCGCCCTGTGTGGGGGCCTTCGTGGAGCGGGACTCCCCCTTCCTTTCTGTCGCTATTTTCGTGCCCGGTAGTAGAGCCAGGGCGTTTCGGCGCAGTCCGTGACGGGACGGCCCTGTCCGTCGATGGCCGGCCCGAGGTCGCGGAATCCCGCTTCGAGCAGTTGCCGCCGCTGCCGGTCGGGGTGGATGTAGTAGGTCAGCAGCGAGTAGTCGTGGCCGGGATCGTTGACAATGGCGTACTCCCCGGTCCGTTCTTCCCGGGGGTTGTTTCGCAGGCGGTTGGCGAGCTTGCGGACTTCGGGATTGGAGGGTCGCGGCGAAGCCAGGATCCGTATCAGGCTGTCCCGGGCGGACCGCAGTTTTTCTCCGATGGGCCTGGCTTTTTCCGCTCGCGCCCGGGCCTCGTAGGGGGTCCGGCTGTGGCTCGAGAAGACGAAGGAGCCGCCCGGTTCGAGCACCCGGTGGATTTCCTTGAGGATGCGCAGCCTGTCGGCGTGATTGACCGTGTCGATGCCGTTGAAGGAAAAGAGCACGAACCGAAACCGGCCGGTTTCGAAACAGGCCATGTCCCTGGCGTCGCCCAGCCGGATGTCGATGTCCGGATACTTGGCCCGGCAAAAGTCCACCATGCCCTGGGAGTAATCGACCCCCACGTAGTCGCGGCTTATCGCGGTGAGCTCCGGCACCGTCCTGCCCGCGCCGATGCCGAGGTCGAGGAGGGGCTTGTCGCGGATCTCGGGCACAAGGGGTTCAAGGACCGCCCGCTCCTGCGGCGTCAGGCCGGACAGCCTGGTGTAGTACCGGATGACGATGGCATCGTTGTACGCCTTGGCGTTGGCCGGATCGTAGTTGCTCATGGGGCCTCCCGGGACGGGACATGCCGGGCGCCGGTGGACGGCCGCGGTTCTGATCCCGGACGATCCTACGCCAAAAAACGGGCCTGCGGCAACCGGGAAGCGCATTTTTCCGCCAAAAGATCACGGACGCCTTCAGGGCCGGACCGGCGTCCCGACAGGTAGGGAACCCCCCAAGGGAAATGGGGCGTTCCCCCCATTCCTTCCCGTCTGCGAGCCCCTTAAACGAGGACCATGGCGTATTTCTCGGACGACAGACGCCGCAACCGCAACAATCGATCGGACACGCCCACGGTCCGCAAGGGGAGGGGAAGATGCAGCCTGTGACCAGGGAAAAGGGCAAGACAATGCCTCGGCTTTCCACGGGAATGATGGTCGTGACGATGGCGCTTCTCCTGGCCCTGGCCTCCTGCCGGGAGCAGTCGCGGACCGACTCCATGGCCGAAGCGGCCAAGCTTGTCGCCGAAGGCAACGCCAAGGGCGCGGTGGTCATCTATAAAAGCCTTCTGGAACGCGACTCCGAGGACAAGGAAGCCCGCGTCGAGTTGGCCAAGGCCTATTTCGTGCTCGGCAAACCCGACCAGTCCGCCCGGGAAGCCGAGCAGCTGGCCGCGCTGGCCGATCCGCCGGCCGGGATCCACCTCCTGCTCGGCAAGGCGCTGGTGGCCCAGGCCAAGACCGAGGAGGCCTTGCAGGAGCTTTCGGCCCACCTGGCGATCGATCCGGATTCGGCCGAGGCCTGGGAATATGTGGGCCACGCCCATGCCCGGACCAAGGATCTGGACGAGGCGGCCGAGGCCTACGCCCACTCCCTGGCCCTCGACCGGAAGCGGGTCGGCGTCTGGATCGAGCTTGTGGCCACGCGGGTCCTGCAGAACCAGATTCCCGAGGCCCAGGCCCAGGTCGAGGCCCTCCTGGCCGCCAATCCCGACAACCAGGGCGGACTGCATCTCCTGGCCCAGATCCAGACCATGAACAATGACATGGATGCGGCCCTGGCCACCTACAGGACCCTGAACGCCAAATACCCCACGGACATCAAGTCCCGCTACAACGAGGCCTTCATCCTCCTGGTCACCCAGGGAGCGTCCGAGCAAGTCGCCCAGACCGCCAAAAGCCTGGCCGCCGACTATCCCAACCTGCCCGAAGGCTACAAACTGCTCGGCCTCATGGACCTGACCCGGGGAACGACGGCCCAGGCCGTCACCAACTTCGAGCGGGCCCTGCGCCTGCGGCCGGAATCGGAAACCCACTTCTTCCTGGCCCAGGCCTATGAGCGCAACGGCAACCTGGAATTGGCCATAAGCGAACTGCGCCAAGTGCTCGACGCCAGTCCCCGCCACCTCAAGGCCCGGCAGATGCTGGCCAACATGAACCTGAAGATGGATCGGACCGACGAGGCCATCGACGAGCTCCAGCGGGTCCTCACCTACCATCCGGACAGTTACGAGGACAAACTCCTGCTCGGCGACCTGTACCTGTCCCGCAAGGATTTCGCCAAGAGCCTCGCCTTTTACGAAGCCATCCCCGACGGGGTGGAGCAGTCCGCGACCGCGCACCTCAAAAAGGGGCTCATCTTCGGCGACACGGGCAAACCGGAGCAGGCCGAGGCGGAACTGCGCCAAACGATCGGCCAGTCGCCGGAATTTCTGGAGGCGCGGATAGCGCTGGTCGCCCTGTACAAGCAGCAGCAGCGCCTGGACGAGGCGGCGTCGGTCCTGGAGGCGCCGGGGCTCAGCCAGCCGGACGTCGCCCAGGCCCATACCATCCGGGCCGCCATCTTCCTGCAGCAGGGCCGGACCGACGAGGCCGTGGCCCTGCTCGAGAAGGCCAAGACGCTCAATCCCAAGCTGGCCACGCCCTATTACACCCTGGCCAAGTTCTATTCCCAGCGGATGGAGCCGGAAAAGGCCATGGACCAGTACCGGCAGCTGCTTATCCAGCAGCCCCAGTCCCCGTCCGCCCACACGGCCCTGGCCGCGGCGCTCGAAGCCAGGGGAAATTTCGACGAAGCGCAGCAGCACCTGGAGCAGGCCGCCGCCTCCAAGCAGGCCGACGCCTACCTTCGCCTGGCCGGATTCCTGGCCCGCCGCAACAAGATCGACCTGGCCGAGCAGACCCTTGGCCAGTGCCTGAAGGAGAACAGCAAATCCATCCCTGCCCTGGTCACCCTGTCCAGGCTGCAGCTGGCCGCCGGGGACGAGACGAAAAGCCTGGCCACCCTCCGGGATGTCGCGGCCATCGACCAGAAGGCGGCCATCGCCGAGAGGCTGCGCCGGGAAACGGCCGCCAAACGCTGGGACCAGGCCGAGGCGGAGGCCACCAAATTCATCGAGCTCGCTCCCGCAGCGGCCGGCGGCTACATCACCCTGGCCTCGGTCAAGCTGCAGCGGGAGGATGTGCCCGGGGCGGAACGCCTGCTGCGCCAGGCCCTGGAAGTGGAGCCGGCAAGCATCGGGGCCCGGCTGGACCTGGGGGCCCTCCTCATGCGCGCCGGCCAGGTCGAGGAAGCGAACCGCTATTTCGCCGAGGCCATCGCCAAATCCCCGAAGCCGGCCGAGGCCTACGCCGCCCGGGGAATGGCCTGGCAGGCCGCCGGCCAGACCGACGCCGCGGTCAGGGACTACGAGGCGGCGATTGGCCTGCAGAGAAATCTGCCCGTGGTGCTCAACAACCTCTCCATGATCTATGCCGAAAAGCCGGCCCTGGCCGGCAAGGGCCTGGAGTACGCCATGGCCGCCAATGCCCTGGTGGAAAACAATCCCTTCATCCTTGATACGCTCGGGTACGCCTTGCTGAAAAACGGGCGCCGCAACGACGCCGCCGCCGTGCTCAAACGGGCCGCCGCTCTGGCGCCGCAAAGCAAGGACATCGCCAAGCACCTTGAGATGGCCAGTTCCGACTCGAAGTAGGTACCAACCGTTGGCAGGGAGTCAAGGGGGTGCGAGATGACTTCAAGTTGCATGAAAACGCCGGAGTACGAATCCTTTTCCAGATGGTTCGGGTCCTATCTGCTGTTCGCCGCCCTGGCGACCTCCGGCGGCGTGATGGCGGAGTCCTTCATCCAGAAAGGATTCGAGGGGGCCCTGCATTATGACAGGATGGGGAGCTATGTCACCACCATCGCCCTGCCCTATATCCTGGTCAATCTTCTCTACTCGCTGACCCAGTTCAGAATGAATCTGACCAACATCCTGCTCAAGGTGTCGGTCTCCTGCGGCCTGTCCCTGACGCTTGTGGCCCTGACAAGCGACGTCAAGCCGCTCTTCCGGGAGGACCTGGACGTGGTCCTGTATTCCCTCGGCGCCTTCACCTGCATCATGCTGGCCCGGGATATCGTCAGGAACATCCCGCTGGCCCTGCCGGGCCTGGTCAACCGGGTGCTGGTGGTCGGCAACGACGGGTTCATGAAGGAGATGGAAAACCTGATCGGCGGGTCCAACCGGCATTTCCAGGTGGCCGGGACGTATCCGTTCCCCGGTCCCCGGCCGGAACCGGCGGCCAGCCAGGTCGAGGACATCTTCGCCACGGCCAAGGCGTTGCGGGCCGACAAGGTCGTCATTTCCCTGGCCGAGCGGCGGGGGGTGTTTCCCCTCCAGGACATGCTCAACTGCAAGCTTTCCGGCATCGAGGTCCTGGACGCGCCGGGCATCTACGAGCGGATCACGGGCAAGCTGCTGCTTGAAAACATCAACCCGAGCTGGTTCATCTTCTGCAGCGGCTTTAAGATCACCTTCGTCCTGCGGGCCGTCAAACGGCTGGTGGACATCGTCTGTTCCGTCCTCGGGCTGCTTCTCAGCCTGCCCTTTGCGCCCTTCGTGCTCCTGGCCATCCGGCTGGATTCCCCGGGTCCGGTCTTTTTCCGGCAGGAGCGGGTGGGCCAGGGGGACAAGCCCTTTGTGCTCTACAAGCTGCGCACCATGCGCCAGGACGCGGAGCAGGGAACCGGCGCGGTCTGGGCCTCCCAGTCCGACCCCCGGGTGACGCGGCTGGGGCAGTTTTTGCGAAAGAGCCGGATCGACGAGATCCCCCAGCTCATAAACGTGCTTCGGGGCGAGATGAGCCTGGTCGGGCCCCGGCCGGAACGTCCCGAGTTCGTGCAAAAGCTCAAGGAGATCATCCCGTATTATTCGGAGCGCCACTTCGTGAAGCCCGGGGTCACCGGCTGGGCCCAGGTCCGCTACCCCTACGGCGCGTCGGTGGAGGACGCTCTCGAAAAGCTTCGCTACGACCTCTATTACATCAAGAACATCTCCATGTTCCTTGATCTTAGCATCATTTTGCGGACCGTCGCCGTGGTGCTTCTGCGAAAGGGCGCGCGATGAACTTTTTTTCCGGCCACGGCAACGGGGATTCGGTCTGCCCGACCACTTTCCTGCGTTGGTTGAAATCCTGGAAGACTCCGATTGAAAGTCATAAACAGGCGGCATGTTCCGGCTCTTTCCCGTCCTGCGGCAAAGGGCCGCTTGCCGGCGCACCGGCGCATCCCGGCGCCGGTGCGCCCGCCGGGCGGTGGGCGGAGCCGGGCCAGGGAAATCCTGGCATGGTTTGTGCTTTTTATCGACCGATCAACGGTCGGCTCGCACAGACGGATGCCGCAGGGTCTGGTTCAATCGGAAGTGTCCCCCGTGTTCACCAGTCGTTTGGCACAGACCTTCAGCCCCGGATGGAGAAAGCGATGCTCAAAACCATGCTGCTGCTCGTGTTGGCTGTCTTTTTGCCTTTTGCGGCCCAGGCCAAGGAATACACCGTGGCGCCGGGCGACAAGATCCATATCGGCGTGGCCGACGAACCCGACTACTCGGCCGATGTCATGGTCCGCCCCGACGGCAAGGTCACCGTCCCCAACAGCGGGGAGGTGCAGGCCGTGGGGCTGACCACGGACCAGCTCAAGGAGGCGATCACCGCCCGGCTCAAGGAGTACATCCGCAATCCCACGGTCACGGTCACGGTGCTCGGCGGCAACAGCAAGGTGTTCGTCATGGGCGGGGGCGTCAAGCCGACCGTGATCGACGCGACGCAGCACGCGACCCTGCTCAACGTGCTGACGAGCCTTGGCGACATCAGCGGTGCCGACCTCAGGAACGCCACCGTCGTGCGCGACGGCAAGGAAATCAAGAAGGACTTCCACGACCTGATCGTCGGCAGCGACACGTCCCAGGACATCCCCCTTCTCGGCGGCGACACCATCCTCCTGCCGCCAACCGCCTCCAACCGCGGCATCTACGTGGTCGGCGCGGTCAACAGCCCGCGCCTGGTCGTCTACCGCGAGGGCATGACGCTCCTTGAGGCCGTGCTCGAGGCCGGCGGCTTCTCCAAGTTCGCAAGCCCCAACGACACCCGGATCGTCCGCCAGCTCGACGGCCAGGAGCAGGTCATCAAGGTCAAGGCCAAAAAGCTGATCCGCGACGGCGATCTGAAGCAGAACGTGGTCCTGCAGGGCGGCGACCTCATTATCGTGGAAGAAAGCTTCTTCTAGGCCCAAGGAGGGTGTCCATGTCTGCCTTCTTGAAAGAATTCCACCATTACAAGCAGCTCATCTATCTTTATAAGGAGCTGTTTCTGGCCGTATCGCTCCTGATCATGACCGGGGCCATCGCCGTGGGCTACCTGTCGCCCAAGAAATACGAGGCCAAGTCCACCATATTCATCGAGCAGAACGTCATCACCGACCTGGTCAAGGGCATCGCCATCTCGCCCTCCATGCAGCAGAAGATCCAGAACCTGGCCGTCAGTCTGACCAGCCGCAACCTCCTGCTCCCGGTCATCAAGCAGCTGGACAAGGACAT encodes:
- a CDS encoding class I SAM-dependent methyltransferase — its product is MSNYDPANAKAYNDAIVIRYYTRLSGLTPQERAVLEPLVPEIRDKPLLDLGIGAGRTVPELTAISRDYVGVDYSQGMVDFCRAKYPDIDIRLGDARDMACFETGRFRFVLFSFNGIDTVNHADRLRILKEIHRVLEPGGSFVFSSHSRTPYEARARAEKARPIGEKLRSARDSLIRILASPRPSNPEVRKLANRLRNNPREERTGEYAIVNDPGHDYSLLTYYIHPDRQRRQLLEAGFRDLGPAIDGQGRPVTDCAETPWLYYRARK
- a CDS encoding tetratricopeptide repeat protein, which codes for MQPVTREKGKTMPRLSTGMMVVTMALLLALASCREQSRTDSMAEAAKLVAEGNAKGAVVIYKSLLERDSEDKEARVELAKAYFVLGKPDQSAREAEQLAALADPPAGIHLLLGKALVAQAKTEEALQELSAHLAIDPDSAEAWEYVGHAHARTKDLDEAAEAYAHSLALDRKRVGVWIELVATRVLQNQIPEAQAQVEALLAANPDNQGGLHLLAQIQTMNNDMDAALATYRTLNAKYPTDIKSRYNEAFILLVTQGASEQVAQTAKSLAADYPNLPEGYKLLGLMDLTRGTTAQAVTNFERALRLRPESETHFFLAQAYERNGNLELAISELRQVLDASPRHLKARQMLANMNLKMDRTDEAIDELQRVLTYHPDSYEDKLLLGDLYLSRKDFAKSLAFYEAIPDGVEQSATAHLKKGLIFGDTGKPEQAEAELRQTIGQSPEFLEARIALVALYKQQQRLDEAASVLEAPGLSQPDVAQAHTIRAAIFLQQGRTDEAVALLEKAKTLNPKLATPYYTLAKFYSQRMEPEKAMDQYRQLLIQQPQSPSAHTALAAALEARGNFDEAQQHLEQAAASKQADAYLRLAGFLARRNKIDLAEQTLGQCLKENSKSIPALVTLSRLQLAAGDETKSLATLRDVAAIDQKAAIAERLRRETAAKRWDQAEAEATKFIELAPAAAGGYITLASVKLQREDVPGAERLLRQALEVEPASIGARLDLGALLMRAGQVEEANRYFAEAIAKSPKPAEAYAARGMAWQAAGQTDAAVRDYEAAIGLQRNLPVVLNNLSMIYAEKPALAGKGLEYAMAANALVENNPFILDTLGYALLKNGRRNDAAAVLKRAAALAPQSKDIAKHLEMASSDSK
- a CDS encoding TIGR03013 family XrtA/PEP-CTERM system glycosyltransferase is translated as MKTPEYESFSRWFGSYLLFAALATSGGVMAESFIQKGFEGALHYDRMGSYVTTIALPYILVNLLYSLTQFRMNLTNILLKVSVSCGLSLTLVALTSDVKPLFREDLDVVLYSLGAFTCIMLARDIVRNIPLALPGLVNRVLVVGNDGFMKEMENLIGGSNRHFQVAGTYPFPGPRPEPAASQVEDIFATAKALRADKVVISLAERRGVFPLQDMLNCKLSGIEVLDAPGIYERITGKLLLENINPSWFIFCSGFKITFVLRAVKRLVDIVCSVLGLLLSLPFAPFVLLAIRLDSPGPVFFRQERVGQGDKPFVLYKLRTMRQDAEQGTGAVWASQSDPRVTRLGQFLRKSRIDEIPQLINVLRGEMSLVGPRPERPEFVQKLKEIIPYYSERHFVKPGVTGWAQVRYPYGASVEDALEKLRYDLYYIKNISMFLDLSIILRTVAVVLLRKGAR
- a CDS encoding polysaccharide biosynthesis/export family protein is translated as MLKTMLLLVLAVFLPFAAQAKEYTVAPGDKIHIGVADEPDYSADVMVRPDGKVTVPNSGEVQAVGLTTDQLKEAITARLKEYIRNPTVTVTVLGGNSKVFVMGGGVKPTVIDATQHATLLNVLTSLGDISGADLRNATVVRDGKEIKKDFHDLIVGSDTSQDIPLLGGDTILLPPTASNRGIYVVGAVNSPRLVVYREGMTLLEAVLEAGGFSKFASPNDTRIVRQLDGQEQVIKVKAKKLIRDGDLKQNVVLQGGDLIIVEESFF